A single region of the Vespula pensylvanica isolate Volc-1 chromosome 8, ASM1446617v1, whole genome shotgun sequence genome encodes:
- the LOC122631123 gene encoding activator of 90 kDa heat shock protein ATPase homolog 1, with protein sequence MAKWGEGDPRWIVEERPDATNVNNWHWTEKNACAWSQEKIKDLFTNLNIDGNGVSCKVSEIEKCEGEAVANNRKGKLIFFYEWNIVLKWTSLGKSNKNIEGKINIPNLSEENDISEVDIEITLKDSTDEGEKVKHFLHTKGKDIIRESLKKYVSSLKEEFTKGMILPKKDNINDNITNITSGFNVKMQMNTAPIQAKQNNVLGYKISTTTIKQQQKFQCRAEEFYNVFTTLEMVQAFTKGPVKLEPKKHGKFELFGGNIYGEFLEVSLTKIVQKWRCKQWPSGHFSEVTIDICEKNDHTEVNLTQIDVPTSEEESTKENWERYYWDAIKRTFGFGYFM encoded by the exons ATGGCAAAGTGGGGAGAAGGTGATCCGCGTTGGATCGTAGAAGAAAGACCAGATGCCACCAACGTGAATAATTGGCAttg GACTGAAAAAAATGCTTGTGCCTGGTCTCAAGAAAAGATCAAGGATCTTTTCACGAATCTAAATATCGATGGCAATGGAG TATCGTGTAAAGTGtcggaaatagaaaaatgtgaaGGAGAAGCTGTAGcaaataatagaaaaggaaaacttattttcttttatgaatgGAATATTGTGCTTAAATGGACATCTCTtggaaaatcaaataaaaacattGAAGGCAAAATTAACATTCCAAATCTCTCGGAAGAAAACGACATATCTGAAGTAGAT atTGAAATCACATTGAAAGATAGCACAGATGAAGgtgaaaaagtaaaacattTCTTACATACGAAAGGGAAAGATATAATAAGGGAAAGCTTAAAGAAATATGTGTCATCTCTAAAAGAAG AATTCACAAAAGGAATGATACTtccaaaaaaagataatataaatgacaATATTACAAACATAACATCCGGGTTTAATGTTAAA ATGCAAATGAATACTGCTCCTATACAAGCCAaacaaaataatgtattaggatataaaatttcaactaCAACTATAAAACAACAACAGAAGTTCCAGTGTAGAGCTGAAGAATTTTACAATGTGTTCACAACGCTAGAG ATGGTTCAGGCATTTACAAAAGGACCGGTAAAACTTGAACCGAAGAAGCATGGAAAGTTCGAATTATTCGGTGGAAATATATATGGAGAATTTCTTGAAGTTTCTCTGACGAAGATAGTACAAAAATGGCGCTGCAAACAGTGGCCATCGGGACATTTTAGCGAAGTAACTATCGACATTTGTGAAAAGAATGATCATACAGAAGTCAATCTAACTCAAATCGACGTTCCCACGAg CGAAGAAGAATCAACGAAAGAGAATTGGGAAAGGTATTATTGGGATGCTATAAAGCGAACATTCGGATTCGGATACTTCATGTGA